From one Streptomyces sp. SCSIO 30461 genomic stretch:
- a CDS encoding WhiB family transcriptional regulator: protein MRNITTHSAPVSGLRGIADTYWQARGACHWLYPEDADELFFASGRDREAIAEAKALCATCPVRDECLDFAVENGLKEGVWGGCTPAEREPRRDEIAKDCDDRRVVAVIEHRREVHLNAKERGAVIDRAYARGWRADRLAVALRVGQERARDLLTEAAHKLADRGQAVQVPQAPKQRKRRRPTTSKPATSPAARHRQATVPVKTMSANTPLGKAV, encoded by the coding sequence ATGCGCAACATCACCACCCACAGCGCGCCGGTCAGCGGCCTGCGCGGCATCGCGGACACCTACTGGCAGGCCCGCGGGGCGTGCCACTGGCTGTACCCCGAGGACGCCGACGAGTTGTTCTTCGCCTCCGGCCGGGACCGCGAGGCCATCGCCGAGGCGAAGGCCCTGTGCGCCACCTGCCCGGTCCGCGACGAATGCCTCGACTTCGCCGTGGAGAACGGCCTCAAGGAGGGCGTCTGGGGCGGATGCACCCCGGCCGAGCGCGAACCCCGCCGCGACGAGATCGCCAAAGATTGCGATGACCGCCGCGTTGTCGCGGTCATCGAGCACCGGCGGGAGGTGCACCTCAACGCCAAGGAGCGGGGCGCCGTCATCGACCGTGCCTACGCCCGAGGCTGGCGTGCCGACCGGCTCGCGGTGGCCCTGCGCGTCGGTCAGGAACGTGCTCGCGACCTGCTCACCGAGGCCGCCCACAAGCTTGCCGACCGGGGCCAGGCTGTTCAGGTGCCCCAGGCGCCGAAGCAGCGCAAGCGCCGCAGGCCCACCACGAGCAAGCCCGCGACCAGCCCCGCCGCCCGCCACCGGCAGGCAACCGTGCCGGTGAAGACCATGTCCGCGAACACCCCTCTCGGAAAGGCCGTATGA